In Triticum aestivum cultivar Chinese Spring chromosome 5B, IWGSC CS RefSeq v2.1, whole genome shotgun sequence, the following proteins share a genomic window:
- the LOC123113358 gene encoding solute carrier family 25 member 44: protein MDTSTRAAKIPSLPQQTEINWDNLDMTKLYVVGAGMFSCVTVALYPVSVIKTRMQVASGEAMRRNALATFKNILKVDGVPGLYRGFGTVITGAIPARIIFLTALEKTKATSLKLVEPLQLSESMEAALANGLGGLTASLCSQAVFVPIDVVSQKLMVQGYSGHVRYKGGIDVVQKIMKSDGPRGLYRGFGLSVMTYAPSSAVWWASYGFSQRMIWSALGHLNDKEDTPSQLKIVGVQATGGMIAGAVTSCVSTPLDTIKTRLQVNQNKPKASEVVRRLIAEDGWKGFYRGLGPRFFSSSAWGTSMIVCYEYLKRVCAKVEEA from the exons ATGGACACCTCTACTAGGGCGGCCAAGATCCCCTCCCTCCCCCAACAGACGGAGATCAACTGGGACAA CCTCGACATGACCAAGCTCTATGTGGTGGGGGCCGGCATGTTCAGCTGCGTGACCGTGGCGCTGTACCCAGTCTCCGTGATCAAGACCCGGATGCAGGTTGCCTCCGGGGAGGCCATGAGGAGGAACGCCCTGGCCACCTTCAAGAACATCCTCAAGGTGGATGGGGTGCCTGGGCTCTACCGGGGGTTTGGGACCGTCATCACTGGGGCTATCCCGGCTAGGATTATCTTCCTCACGGCGCTCGAGAAGACAAAGGCGACCTCGCTTAAGCTTGTCGAGCCACTTCAGCTGTCAGAGTCGATGGAGGCTGCCCTTGCTAATGGTCTTGGTGGTTTGACGGCGTCTCTGTGCTCGCAGGCCGTGTTTGTGCCCATTGATGTG GTTAGCCAGAAATTGATGGTTCAAGGATATTCTGGTCATGTCAGATATAAGGGTGGAATAGATGTTGTTCAAAAGATTATGAAGTCTGATGGGCCACGGGGATTGTACAGAGGATTTGGCCTGTCTGTTATGACGTATGCACCGTCAAGCGCTGTTTGGTGGGCAAGCTATGGGTTCAGCCAGCGTATGATTTGGAG TGCTCTTGGCCATTTGAATGATAAAGAAGATACTCCTAGTCAGTTGAAAATAGTTGGTGTTCAAGCAACAGGGGGAATGATTGCTGGGGCAGTGACCTCTTGTGTTTCAACTCCTCTAGATACAATCAAAACCAGGCTGCAG GTTAATCAAAACAAGCCAAAAGCCAGTGAAGTAGTTAGAAGATTGATCGCTGAAGATGGATGGAAGGGTTTCTACAGAGGATTAGGTCCAAGATTTTTCAGCTCATCTGCTTGGGGTACATCAATGATTGTATGCTACGAATACTTAA AGCGCGTATGTGCTAAAGTTGAAGAGGCCTGA
- the LOC123113357 gene encoding cleavage stimulation factor subunit 50 yields the protein MDAAVQEAKLLRQVNALIVAHLRDQNLTQAATAVAAATMTPKADASAPNHLLRLVAKGLAAEREEEARGGGYPAAFDPAAVAAGGGLARPLGTNAVDFSVQNVRGPSKTFPKHETRHISDHKNVARCAKFSPDGKYFATGSGDTSIKFFEVSKIKQTMLGDSKEGSGRPVVRTFYDHVQPINDLDFHPISPILISGAKDNTIKFFDFSKTAARKAFRVIQDTHNVRSVCFHPCGDYILAGTDHPVAHLYDVNTFTCFLSANPQDSSAAINQVRYSGTGSMYVTASKDGSLRIWDGVSAECVRPIIGAHGSVEATSAIFTKDERYILSSGKDSCIKLWEVGTGRLVKQYPGAVNTQFRCQAVFNETEEFVLSTDEQNNEVVIWDALTSERVSRLPSGHTGAPRWLEHSPVEPVFVTCGNDRSVRFWK from the exons ATGGACGCGGCGGTGCAGGAGGCGAAGCTGCTGCGGCAGGTGAACGCCCTCATCGTGGCGCACCTCCGCGACCAGAACCTCACGcaggccgccaccgccgtcgccgccgccaccatgaCCCCCAAGGCCGACGCCTCCGCCCccaaccacctcctccgcctcgtcgccaaG GGCCTCGCGGCCGAGCGGGAGGAGGAGGCTAGGGGAGGCGGATATCCCGCCGCGTTTGACCCCGCCGCGGTCGCTGCGGGCGGCGGGCTGGCGCGCCCTCTCGGCACCAATGCCGTGGATTTCAG TGTGCAGAATGTTAGGGGCCCGTCCAAGACTTTCCCCAAGCATGAAACCAGGCACATCTCCGATCATAAG AATGTTGCCAGATGTGCAAAATTTAGTCCTGATGGGAAATATTTTGCAACTGGAAGTGGGGACACATCCATTAAGTTCTTTGAG GTATCGAAAATTAAGCAGACGATGTTAGGAGACTCCAAAGAAGGCTCTGGCCGGCCTGTGGTCCGTACATTTTATGACCATGTGCAG CCCATCAATGATCTGGATTTCCATCCTATTAGCCCAATACTGATATCTGGAGCAAAAGATAATACGATAAA GTTCTTTGACTTCTCCAAAACTGCTGCAAGAAAAGCATTCAGAGTTATTCAG GATACTCATAATGTTAGGTCTGTATGTTTTCATCCTTGCGGGGATTACATTTTAGCAG GGACTGATCACCCAGTAGCTCATCTCTATGATGTAAACACTTTCACATGCTTCTTATCCGCAAATCCGCAGGACTCTAGTGCTGCTATCAACCAG GTGCGTTACTCGGGTACTGGGAGCATGTATGTGACTGCTTCTAAGGATGGTTCTCTGCGCATCTGGGATGGAGTATCTGCTGAATGTGTTCGTCCCATAATTGGAGCACATGGATCTGTAGAAGCTACGAGTGCAATTTTCACCAAAGATGAGAG GTACATCCTATCCAGTGGGAAGGATTCGTGTATAAAGTTATGGGAAGTTGGCACCGGAAGACTTGTGAAGCAATATCCAGGTGCTGTTAATACGCAATTCCGGTGCCAG GCTGTCTTCAACGAAACTGAGGAGTTTGTACTATCAACCGACGAGCAAAACAACGAG GTTGTCATCTGGGACGCACTTACTTCCGAAAGGGTGTCAAGATTGCCCTCTGGCCATACCGGCGCCCCTAGGTGGCTGGAGCACTCCCCTGTAGAGCCAGTGTTTGTTACATGCGGAAACGATCGATCCGTCAGATTCTGGAAATAA